The segment attttttttttctgggcaaaGTGGCAGGATCACAACAGGACTTAGGAATTAGCATTGGGGCCCTTCTTCTTGCCGAAGGTGGGCACAACATTGACAAAGCATTGGTTGTACTGCATTTGCCTCTTGGCCCGAccagtcttcttcttcttcttttcctgtttggCCACCTTGGGAGTCTGACCTCTTACTTTCCCAGCACGAGCCAGAGAACCATGAACTTTACCTCCCAGCATGCGGCCAGCTATCTCCAGAGTGGTCAGGGCCTCTACACCACACTGGCCTAGAGTGGCCTCATCCTCCAGTGGCGAGCCTGCCAGAAGCACGACTTGATCTTCCGGGGCAATGCCTTCTAGTGAGGCCACGTGAGCTTTGATCTGGGTGACCGTCTCCTGGCTGGTCACCTCGAGGGTGTGTAGTTCCTGGGCACGGACAAAGAGCTGCATTTTGGCTACCGTGGATGCTGCTGCTGCAACCGTGAAGATGGAGTCAAGAAAAAGCGTAAAGACCTATTATTAACACTTTCAGGAGACCCAAAACAATTTAAATCAGCAAATATTTAAAGGAATATTCAAATGGAAAATTACCTCATGTAAAATGTACTCAAACTTCACTAACATCAAAGTCATACAAATTAAATGAATAAGGAGACAGAACCACACAGTATACGGAACACATAAACACTTTGGTCAAATAGCCCATGGATGTGAAACAACTGGGCTCTCAGCTGTGATCGCTGAGTTAGTAAACTGGTATGACTATAGAAAATTGCAGTTAATCACATGTCTGCCTTTGACTCGGTAAACTTCATAGTAAGTTTATAGcttttactttacttttatttaccatttttctgttttatttgttggCATTTTCTTTTGCTGTTACATACTGtttcataaattttatattttactagtTTATACATAGAAATATAATAGGTAAGTCATAAAcctcaaaaactttaaaaaatgaatttattctTTATGGCTTTTTATTTGTAGATTCCATTGGGTTTGCTATGTATTCATTTATCTGTTGGTGTTTCTTATTTGTACCCAATCTTTGTTCTTTCTCATAATCTGATCTATTTTCTTGGCTAGAACCTATAGTTTAGTGTTGAATAGAAGTGACATTATTGAATCACCCTTTCTTCCTAACCACAAGGAAAATGTTCTGTATTTTACCATTGAGATTGGTGTTAGCTGTAAATTGTTTATGTGTTACTATTGTTGGCAATAGATACATTTGATTAGAAAAGGAAAGTTTGTTCTTTTTGGGATACTGATGATTTTTATAAAGGAATAATGAATGTTAAATCTGCACATGCTTTTCTCATATTGATAGAGATGATTCTAGAACTTAATTCTCTCCTTTATTTTGCTAATGTGatgatttcctttatttttgaatGTTGAAtcaaactttttgttttttttttctggaatataTTCTACTTGgttatgttatttatatattactgttccttaaatttctattttgattCTTAAATTTTTCATCTGTGCTCATAATAGATTCTGGCTTTAATTTTCTTATGTCCAAGTTTGATACTGTGTAATTGGTTCATTCTGGTCTCAAATTGTTGGCATATATAAGATTGACTTctgctacttttattttattttatttttctcttttctttttttcggagctggggatcgaaaccagggctttgcgctcgctaggcaagcactctaccgctgagctaaatccccaacccctattttattttattttttatttttttattttttttattttttttattaacttgagtatttcttatatacatttcgagtgttattccctttcccggtatccgggcaaacatcgccctcccccctccccttccttatgggtgttcccctcccaaccctccccccattgccgccctccccccaccagtctagttcactgggg is part of the Rattus norvegicus strain BN/NHsdMcwi chromosome 1, GRCr8, whole genome shotgun sequence genome and harbors:
- the LOC102548890 gene encoding ubiquitin-like FUBI-ribosomal protein eS30 fusion protein, whose translation is MQLFVRAQELHTLEVTSQETVTQIKAHVASLEGIAPEDQVVLLAGSPLEDEATLGQCGVEALTTLEIAGRMLGGKVHGSLARAGKVRGQTPKVAKQEKKKKKTGRAKRQMQYNQCFVNVVPTFGKKKGPNANS